A stretch of Lactuca sativa cultivar Salinas chromosome 6, Lsat_Salinas_v11, whole genome shotgun sequence DNA encodes these proteins:
- the LOC111891221 gene encoding uncharacterized protein LOC111891221 gives MTSLKLNEKFWCTYFPTTLEGNADTWFKTLQPDSISNFAQLKYLFLTNFMQLLKYKGDSHSIIGCKQRERESVQEYFTRFTNATLDVPGHDEGLIAGAFTWGLLPGPLSQKLMGKKPLTRAELKERVERYLRQEDGEAAKQAYLNAMMTTKHHQPSHTDFRGGGRHYSQARRPPTRFRPFARDDKRGRRPKVYTVFGKQQPTKSPKSRYCEYHKSKTHDTVNCSVLKKEMEEKQLKGDLVEVAWSLRAKFDAENAKGPPREGVQPREIFMIRSKRSREEQLGEQTIVKPSARALTFSIQDPRPAGWRGENPLIIQASIRDVTIHRVYIDTRS, from the coding sequence ATGACGTCGCTAAAACTCAATGAGAAGTTTTGGTGCACGTACTTCCCAACAACGCTCGAGGGCAACGCCGACACGTGGTTCAAGACACTACAGCCAGACAGTATTTCAAACTTCGCTCAGCTCAAGTATCTTTTCCTCACCAACTTCATGCAGCTACTCAAATATAAGGGGGACTCTCACTCCATTATTGGCTGTAAACAAAGAGAGAGGGAATCTGTACAAGAATACTTCACAAGATTCACAAACGCCACGCTAGATGTACCAGGGCATGACGAAGGTCTTATAGCCGGAGCCTTCACGTGGGGACTCCTGCCAGGACCTTTGTCGCAAAAACTCATGGGGAAGAAGCCCTTAACACGAGCCGAGTTGAAGGAAAGAGTAGAACGATATCTACGACAGGAGGACGGCGAAGCGGCTAAGCAAGCTTACTTGAATGCCATGATGACCACCAAGCATCACCAGCCGAGTCACACGGACTTCCGAGGAGGTGGAAGACATTATAGTCAAGCAAGAAGACCGCCAACGCGTTTTCGACCATTCGCCAGAGACGACAAACGGGGTCGTCGCCCGAAAGTGTACACAGTGTTTGGGAAACAGCAACCGACCAAGTCACCCAAGAGCCGGTACTGTGAATACCACAAAAGTAAGACGCATGATACGGTCAACTGTTCGGTGCTAAAAAAGGAGATGGAGGAGAAGCAACTCAAAGGAGATCTGGTGGAGGTGGCATGGAGTCTACGCGCCAAGTTTGATGCCGAGAATGCCAAGGGCCCACCCCGTGAGGGGGTTCAGCCCAGGGAGATATTCATGATACGCAGCAAGAGAAGTAGGGAAGAACAACTGGGAGAACAGACGATCGTTAAACCTTCAGCACGCGCGCTCACGTTCTCCATTCAGGATCCCAGGCCGGCTGGTTGGAGAGGCGAAAACCCGTTGATAATACAAGCATCTATCAGAGACGTGACTATCCACCGGGTCTATATTGACACCAGAAGTTAA